From Alosa sapidissima isolate fAloSap1 chromosome 7, fAloSap1.pri, whole genome shotgun sequence, the proteins below share one genomic window:
- the LOC121712879 gene encoding PAK4-inhibitor INKA2-like isoform X3, with the protein MREAGDGLHAQMNSMMGALQELKLLQVQTALEHLDISAKPPSHTHTHTHTHTHSHTLTQTHTQLTQPLFDEPPFPDPPSLLELGSAFISDSSMEEATPPPPPRPLKKRASHRGSVSTSPSSSSSSSSSSSGSGSADSSLLLSHRSSCHSATSYEDASCSASGSGSGSSSSSGSGSGSGSSSSTSWHSRASVRQRQPPVVTAPPPPPLSLSELQELLQCLSRQGPPLRHDLCPLGDEEEEDGGDWTSSLMSCSRTRQPLVLGDSFLADLVGNWLDLPEVGGAEEGAAAGRCDGGHTPRPSRAQELRRRLALTTGIFKKVLRSVRPDRDKLLKQRPGWPDPTELQNPDQLHKRTKKSTAAAKPKGSFYRPFWSRKGKAGASLPTDRLPPLGIGPQRGAWVPAERGHPLFDHNAAIWV; encoded by the coding sequence ATGCGTGAGGCGGGCGATGGCCTCCACGCTCAGATGAACTCCATGATGGGGGCTCTACAGGAACTCAAACTGCTGCAAGTTCAGACGGCTCTGGAGCACCTGGACATCTCCGCCAagcctccctcccacacacacacgcacacgcacacacacacacactcgcacacactcacccagacacacacacagctgacccAGCCTCTCTTTGACGAGCCTCCATTCCCAGACCCCCCCTCCCTACTGGAGCTCGGCTCCGCCTTCATCTCCGACTCATCGATGGAGGAGGCCACACCCCCACCACCGCCACGCCCCCTTAAGAAGCGCGCCTCCCACCGGGGCAGTGTCAGCACCtccccctcctcgtcctcctcctcctcttcctcctcatcaggGTCAGGCTCAGCAGACAGCAGCCTGCTGCTCTCTCACAGGTCCTCTTGCCACAGCGCCACCTCTTATGAGGACGCTTCCTGCTCCGCCTCTGGATCAGGCTCAGGTTCTAGTTCTAgttctggttctggttctggttcCGGTTCCAGTTCCAGTACCAGCTGGCACTCGCGGGCGTCTGTGCGTCAGCGTCAGCCCCCGGTGGTCACTGCCCCTCCACCTCCGCCCCTCTCGCTGTCCGAGCTGCAGGAGCTGCTCCAGTGCCTGTCACGGCAGGGCCCGCCCCTACGCCACGACCTTTGCCCTCTgggggacgaggaggaggaggatggcggTGACTGGACGTCCTCGCTGATGAGCTGCAGCCGCACGCGCCAGCCGCTGGTGCTTGGCGACAGCTTCCTGGCCGACCTGGTGGGCAACTGGCTGGACCTACCGGAGGTGGGCGGGGCCGAGGAGGGGGCGGCGGCCGGTCGGTGTGACGGCGGACACACCCCGCGTCCATCTCGCGCCCAGGAGCTGCGTCGCCGCCTGGCGCTCACCACCGGGATCTTCAAGAAGGTCCTGCGCAGCGTCCGGCCCGACCGCGACAAGCTGCTGAAGCAGAGGCCTGGCTGGCCTGACCCCACGGAACTGCAGAACCCGGACCAGCTGCACAAGAGAACCAAGAAGAGCACAGCCGCCGCCAAACCCAAGGGCAGCTTCTACCGGCCCTTCTGGAGCCGCAAGGGGAAGGCCGGTGCCAGTCTGCCCACCGACAGGCTGCCTCCGCTGGGCATCGGCCCACAGAGGGGGGCCTGGGTGCCCGCCGAGAGGGGGCACCCCCTGTTCGACCACAACGCTGCCATCTGGGTGTGA
- the LOC121712879 gene encoding PAK4-inhibitor INKA2-like isoform X2 translates to MESPHGRPERKNMDQCLRRLKQELLSMREAGDGLHAQMNSMMGALQELKLLQVQTALEHLDISAKPPSHTHTHTHTHTHSHTLTQTHTQLTQPLFDEPPFPDPPSLLELGSAFISDSSMEEATPPPPPRPLKKRASHRGSVSTSPSSSSSSSSSSSGSGSADSSLLLSHRSSCHSATSYEDASCSASGSGSGSSSSSGSGSGSGSSSSTSWHSRASVRQRQPPVVTAPPPPPLSLSELQELLQCLSRQGPPLRHDLCPLGDEEEEDGGDWTSSLMSCSRTRQPLVLGDSFLADLVGNWLDLPEVGGAEEGAAAGRCDGGHTPRPSRAQELRRRLALTTGIFKKVLRSVRPDRDKLLKQRPGWPDPTELQNPDQLHKRTKKSTAAAKPKGSFYRPFWSRKGKAGASLPTDRLPPLGIGPQRGAWVPAERGHPLFDHNAAIWV, encoded by the coding sequence CTGTCGATGCGTGAGGCGGGCGATGGCCTCCACGCTCAGATGAACTCCATGATGGGGGCTCTACAGGAACTCAAACTGCTGCAAGTTCAGACGGCTCTGGAGCACCTGGACATCTCCGCCAagcctccctcccacacacacacgcacacgcacacacacacacactcgcacacactcacccagacacacacacagctgacccAGCCTCTCTTTGACGAGCCTCCATTCCCAGACCCCCCCTCCCTACTGGAGCTCGGCTCCGCCTTCATCTCCGACTCATCGATGGAGGAGGCCACACCCCCACCACCGCCACGCCCCCTTAAGAAGCGCGCCTCCCACCGGGGCAGTGTCAGCACCtccccctcctcgtcctcctcctcctcttcctcctcatcaggGTCAGGCTCAGCAGACAGCAGCCTGCTGCTCTCTCACAGGTCCTCTTGCCACAGCGCCACCTCTTATGAGGACGCTTCCTGCTCCGCCTCTGGATCAGGCTCAGGTTCTAGTTCTAgttctggttctggttctggttcCGGTTCCAGTTCCAGTACCAGCTGGCACTCGCGGGCGTCTGTGCGTCAGCGTCAGCCCCCGGTGGTCACTGCCCCTCCACCTCCGCCCCTCTCGCTGTCCGAGCTGCAGGAGCTGCTCCAGTGCCTGTCACGGCAGGGCCCGCCCCTACGCCACGACCTTTGCCCTCTgggggacgaggaggaggaggatggcggTGACTGGACGTCCTCGCTGATGAGCTGCAGCCGCACGCGCCAGCCGCTGGTGCTTGGCGACAGCTTCCTGGCCGACCTGGTGGGCAACTGGCTGGACCTACCGGAGGTGGGCGGGGCCGAGGAGGGGGCGGCGGCCGGTCGGTGTGACGGCGGACACACCCCGCGTCCATCTCGCGCCCAGGAGCTGCGTCGCCGCCTGGCGCTCACCACCGGGATCTTCAAGAAGGTCCTGCGCAGCGTCCGGCCCGACCGCGACAAGCTGCTGAAGCAGAGGCCTGGCTGGCCTGACCCCACGGAACTGCAGAACCCGGACCAGCTGCACAAGAGAACCAAGAAGAGCACAGCCGCCGCCAAACCCAAGGGCAGCTTCTACCGGCCCTTCTGGAGCCGCAAGGGGAAGGCCGGTGCCAGTCTGCCCACCGACAGGCTGCCTCCGCTGGGCATCGGCCCACAGAGGGGGGCCTGGGTGCCCGCCGAGAGGGGGCACCCCCTGTTCGACCACAACGCTGCCATCTGGGTGTGA